The following proteins come from a genomic window of Aspergillus oryzae RIB40 DNA, chromosome 4:
- a CDS encoding membrane insertase OXA1 (inner membrane protein translocase involved in respiratory chain assembly) translates to MSSFRPHASGFPVRYGRLNQSLAGNLSWRPASSIHHASAARFNSTASAASASTATAATAVETAAPEQASDLSDFDITAIPEKIGYLKDLGLDYGWGPSSMIEYFIEHFHIWAGLPWWASIVGTGLLVRLALLKPMLSAADVSTKIHNLKDVVAPLRAKMAQAANEKRHADMMQTRAELQQLHSDHGIKFYKTMIPFIQLPLGFGCYRVVKGMTSLPVPGLAAESVGWIKDLTVADPYFLLPAATAFAMYMSFKKGGENGMNQMANSPVGRAVLYGMPAFSFAFMSFFPSALQLYFLSTGLFALGQAYMLSSNSFRQFANIAIPKKPVEATGMSPEEHGRAIRMILDTQKADKPMEVPAVEEGQKLSFVDRTLNSVKKNYDNLTTDVKGKLDSAMGNEPKKNADGSLAEPARLSEKDRKLAADYEQRRKEEEDWKREERNHARREAHLRALELEREKARSAFKHSKQR, encoded by the exons ATGTCTTCATTCCGTCCCCATGCTTCGGGATTCCCTGTACGATACGGGAGGTTGAACCAGTCGCTTGCAGGAAACTTGTCGTGGAGGCCTGCCTCCTCCATTCATCATGCGTCGGCCGCACGATTCAATTCCACCGCTTCCGCTGCCTCTGCTTCGACAGCCACTGCTGCAACCGCTGTAGAAACCGCCGCACCTGAACAAGCATCCGATCTTTCTGACTTTGACATCACCGCCATTCCTGAGAAGATTGGATATCTGAAAGACCTAGGACTCGACTACGGCTGGGGCCCTTCGTCCATGATTGAATACTTCATCGAGCATTTCCACATCTGGGCTGGTTTGCCATGGTGGGCTAGTATTGTTGGGACGGGTCTTTTGGTCCGTTTGGCTCTGCTGAAACCAATGCTTAGCGCAGCGGATGTCTCCACCAAAATACACAATCTGAAAGACGTTGTTGCACCCCTCCGGGCCAAGATGGCGCAGGCTGCAAACGAGAAGAGGCATGCGGACATGATGCAAACGAGGGCGGAGTTGCAGCAACTCCACAGTGATCATGGTATCAAATTCTACAAGACAATGATACCATTTATTCAGCTTCCTTTGGGTTTTGGCTGTTATCGAGTTGTCAAGGGAATGACTTCTTTGCCAGTACCCGGATTGGCTGCAGAGTCTGTTGGCTGGATCAAGGATCTCACGGTTGCGGATCCGTATTTTTTGCTTCCAGCTGCTACAGCATTTGCTATGTATATGTCTTTCAAG AAAGGTGGAGAGAACGGTATGAACCAAATGGCGAACTCACCCGTCGGCAGGGCTGTTCTATACGGAATGcctgccttttctttcgcgTTTATGTCCTTTTTCCCTAGTGCTCTTCAGCTTTACTTCCTATCCACCGgtttgtttgctttgggGCAGGCATACATGCTCTCGTCTAACAGCTTCCGGCAATTTGCCAACATTGCCATTCCTAAAAAGCCGGTAGAAGCTACCGGAATGTCACCCGAGGAGCATGGCCGAGCGATCCGCATGATCCTCGACACCCAGAAAGCGGATAAACCCATGGAAGTGCCAGCAGTAGAGGAGGGCCAAAAGCTTAGCTTCGTCGACCGTACGCTCAATAGCGTCAAAAAGAATTACGATAATCTTACAACTGATGTGAAGGGAAAGTTAGACTCGGCAATGGGGAATGAGCCCAAGAAGAACGCAGACGGGTCGCTGGCGGAACCCGCTCGGCTCAGCGAGAAGGACCGCAAATTAGCGGCAGACTACGagcagaggaggaaagaagaagaagactggaAACGGGAGGAGAGAAACCATGCGCGACGAGAGGCCCACCTCAGAGCTCTGGAGCTTGAAAGGGAGAAGGCCCGTTCCGCATTCAAACACTCCAAGCAAAGGTGA
- a CDS encoding transcription initiation factor TFIID subunit 11 family protein (predicted protein) gives MSSPPPTNPLKRPSISSSASQPLGTNPKRPRMHPLRQTSFPTTIDADSRAYGAASDAGSVTGSFTGSLGGTSADGVFRNKKRGRKSKAEKEREREDVARGEMRSSVDAEGSVRAGATGGGGGDDGDDDEDFEDEGELLGREEGATDTEAEKKNLAYVFHPFFIFYLNCFSGCFLCPKVKILIGCYRLLVDAFNPLQSERYDLFKRAKLRKETLRRIVNHALSQSVPASVVTTINGFTKVFAGEIIEKARTVQAEWAEAHDQAAIAAFEAEEAATMARAANASAPGTPGPGTPGPGGQPQVKQESSNPSSFPVTRTPGTPVPSGVASSQQSVNGTVQPTRERVFKMPPNPHRGQLLPSHLREALRRWKRDGEGGGVGFSGLSMGNLGVRGSVTWGAGSVGGRRIFR, from the coding sequence ATGTCCTCACCACCGCCAACAAACCCCCTAAAACGtccctccatctcatcctccgcctcccaACCTCTCGGCACCAACCCTAAACGACCACGCATGCACCCGCTCCGCCAGACTTCCTTCCCGACGACTATCGACGCGGATTCGCGCGCATACGGCGCTGCTAGCGATGCAGGCAGTGTGACGGGCAGTTTCACTGGGAGTCTGGGAGGTACAAGTGCGGACGGTGTATTTCGGAACAAGAAACGCGGGCGCAAGAGcaaggcggagaaggagCGCGAGAGGGAGGATGTGGCGAGAGGGGAGATGCGGTCGTCTGTTGATGCGGAGGGGTCTGTGAGAGCAGGTGCAACGGGTGGTGGAGGCGGagatgatggggatgatgacgaggatttCGAGGATGAAGGGGAACTGttgggaagagaggaaggggCTACTGATacggaggctgagaagaaaaatcTTGCGTATGTCTTCCAtccttttttcattttctattTAAATTGCTTCTCGGGGTGTTTTCTGTGTCCCAAAGTGAAGATACTAATTGGTTGCTATAGATTGCTGGTCGATGCTTTTAATCCTTTACAGTCCGAGCGGTACGATCTGTTCAAACGAGCGAAGCTGAGGAAAGAGACCTTGCGACGTATTGTGAATCATGCGCTGTCACAGTCCGTGCCGGCAAGTGTGGTTACTACGATAAACGGATTTACGAAGGTCTTTGCAGGAGAGATCATTGAAAAGGCTCGGACGGTGCAGGCTGAATGGGCGGAGGCGCACGATCAGGCTGCGATAGCTGCTTTTGAGGCTGAGGAAGCCGCGACAATGGCGCGCGCTGCGAATGCATCGGCTCCTGGCACTCCAGGCCCCGGTACGCCGGGGCCCGGCGGACAGCCTCAGGTGAAACAAGAATCCTCGAATCCCTCGTCTTTCCCTGTGACACGTACCCCCGGGACACCGGTTCCATCCGGTGTAGCAAGTTCGCAGCAGTCGGTAAACGGCACTGTACAACCTACAAGGGAGAGGGTTTTCAAGATGCCTCCTAATCCTCACCGGGGACAACTACTTCCGTCGCATTTGCGAGAGGCTTTACGACGCTGGAAGCGGGATGGCGAGGGAGGCGGTGTCGGGTTCTCCGGACTGAGTATGGGAAATCTGGGAGTTCGCGGATCGGTGACATGGGGAGCAGGCAGTGTTGGCGGACGACGCATTTTCCGCTAA
- a CDS encoding uncharacterized protein (predicted protein): MNLPPPLYLLFFLLIQSVYSVQTCYWPDGTPATEDVPCSDEKYASCCRSGNLCLSNNLCLNVAIQPYVLSRGACTDPNWDSDNCPQYCTNVSRSSGSSLFPLGLNSNGLAEYCCNDPVSNGSEVTCNSASGSPFFVPDATLVAGYAALANVSSLSASTSASNSTSSSSSSSSNSRDVAIGAGVGVPLGVIALGAIAWALWERRARTKGLAAAAAAAASGGGSVRAGSWAGGYGAVATSVAGSNSQYGIQQYETGQWKNAARPAELTTSARTHELAS, translated from the exons ATGAATCTTCCTCCACCGTtatatctcctcttctttctcttaaTCCAATCAGTATACAGCGTCCAGACATGCTACTGGCCCGATGGCACGCCCGCAACAGAGGACGTCCCCTGCTCCGATGAGAAATACGCATCCTGCTGCCGCTCCGGGAATCTCTGTCTCTCGAATAACTTGTGTCTAAACGTCGCCATCCAACCGTACGTCTTGTCCCGGGGCGCCTGTACAGATCCGAACTGGGACTCGGATAATTGTCCGCAGTATTGTA CGAACGTCTCCCGCAGCTCAGgctcctctctcttcccacTGGGTCTAAACAGCAACGGACTAGCCGAATACTGCTGCAACGATCCCGTAAGCAACGGCTCCGAGGTGACCTGTAATTCTGCATCGGGGAGTCCCTTCTTCGTGCCGGACGCGACCCTTGTTGCTGGGTATGCGGCCCTTGCGAACGTCTCGTCGCTGAGTGCGTCAACTAGCGCGTCGAATAGCacgtcgtcttcgtcgtcttcgagCTCGAACTCGAGGGATGTCGCGATTGGCGCTGGCGTCGGTGTGCCCTTGGGTGTTATTGCTCTGGGAGCGATAGCTTGGGCGctttgggagaggagggctAGGACGAAGggtcttgctgctgctgctgctgctgccgccagtggtggtggtagcgTTAGGGCTGGTAGTTGGGCTGGGGGATATGGCGCTGTTGCTACGTCTGTGGCTGGGAGTAATTCACAGTATGGGATTCAACAGTATGAGACGGGGCAGTGGAAAAATGCTGCTCGTCCTGCGGAATTGACTACGTCGGCTAGGACGCATGAGCTGGCATCCTGA
- a CDS encoding adenylate kinase family protein (predicted protein) → MANTLLCCLLRSSIAMFPQLLFNLFNYPVNTKSVARRFWSALPFSGLWEACSRTYDKSACHQDRATIPLKGNPVSGPENNSKVATVIFIIGGPGSGKSTIATRLAADLGLIHLNPDEIVSRLEIIGSGDEWLAVKSTVDENGAVPDDLLSLLLKIEISKHLNAHQRVFLIEAFPRSYAQFMDLTSICGYGLTISLDVSSATLMRRFMFETKSFSERVAQMEDFLKREDAFAGAELALYPHANFTDGLVKNWAWKWCPRWTTLSLRLSSPDVFSTK, encoded by the exons ATGGCAAACACGCTCCTTTGTTGTCTCTTGCGGTCTTCCATAGCCATGTTTCCTCAGCTGCTGTTCAATCTATTCAATTACCCAGTCAATACGAAGAGTGTCGCCCGACGCTTCTGGTCGGCCCTGCCTTTTTCTGGGCTCTGGGAGGCTTGCAGCCGGACCTACGATAAATCGGCGTGTCATCAAGACAGGGCCACGATCCCGCTTAAGGGAAACCCCGTATCAGGCCCAGAGAATAATTCGAAGGTCGCGACAGTGATCTTCATAATTG GAGGTCCGGGATCGGGAAAGAGTACTATTGCAACCAGGCTTGCTGCGGACCTGGGCCTCATCCATCTTAATCCCGACGAGATCGTTAGTCGTCTAGAGATCATCGGCTCCGGGGACGAGTGGCTTGCAGTGAAAAGCACCGTGGACGAGAACGGAGCTGTTCCTGACGATCTACTCAGCCTTCTCTTGAAGATAGAAATATCTAAGCATCTAAACGCACACCAGCGTGTGTTTCTGATCGAGGCCTTTCCCAGGTCATATGCGCAGTTCATGGATCTCACCAGC ATCTGTGGCTACGGTCTTACTATCAGCCTTGACGTGTCCTCTGCCACGTTGATGAGACGCTTTATGTTCGAGACTAAATCATTCTCGGAGAGAGTGGCGCAAATGGAGGATTTCCTCAAACGCGAAGACGCTTTTGCCGGCGCAGAACTTGCTCTCTATCCACATGCCAATTTCACGGATGGCCTTGTCAAG AACTGGGCATGGAAATGGTGTCCTCGGTGGACCACTTTGAGTCTTAGACTCAGCTCCCCTGACGTGTTCTCAACCAAGTAG
- a CDS encoding adenosylmethionine decarboxylase SPE2 (S-adenosylmethionine decarboxylase): MVYIGIPKNYTQSPSSFMATPSLTINHEVTQDLDSTNAFEGPEKLLEVWFAPSANELGSSQPTGLKAVPEEVWKDMLDLVNCQVLSIVSSEDVDAYLLSESSMFVWPHKLILKTCGTTTLLSGLPRILEIAALFAGFPKSAAPSGGVGIAAAPYRVFYSRKNFLFPDRQRGPHRSWRDEVRTMDRLFLNGSAYMIGKMNGEHWYLYLTEPNTLLTPPASPKGDEEVTETKFLQIPEGGLPQGDDANDETLEVLMTDLDEENAKQFYLENATAVAEKRYRNFDKDNSDHVDVFSNNSDMDLEDTDGTRILPPELTTEGHALGTVVSESCGLSDVYSKEKFPDSRIDAYLFTPCGFSANGVIPTPDPKANTHYFTVHVTPEPHCSYASFETNVPHSQNGQTTAGIVKQVVNIFKPGRFTVTLFENKPSDAELSGIGEAKYIERQAARRKSQVEHIEGYRRVDRIVHDLDGYDLVFRYYERLDWKGGAPRLGEERI; this comes from the exons ATGGTTTACATCGGGATCCCCAAGAACTATACGCAGTCGCCATCTTCGTTTATGGCGACCCCCTCTCTTACCATCAACCATGAGGTGACGCAGGATCTTGATTCTACCAACGCCTTCGAAG GACCCGAGAAGCTTCTGGAGGTCTGGTTTGCCCCGTCCGCCAATGAATTGGGCTCGTCTCAACCTACCGGCCTAAAGGCTGTGCCGGAGGAGGTCTGGAAGGACATGCTGGATCTCGTCAATTGCCAGGTGCTTTCCATTGTCTCGTCCGAGGACGTGGATGCCTACCTTCTGTCAGAGTCCAGCATGTTCGTCTGGCCTCACAAGCTTATTCTGAAGACATGTGGCACCACCACCTTGCTCTCGGGGCTGCCCCGCATTCTCGAGATTGCTGCTCTGTTCGCCGGTTTTCCTAAGTCCGCGGCTCCTTCCGGTGGGGTTGGCATTGCAGCTGCCCCGTACCGTGTGTTCTACAGCCGTAAGAACTTCCTGTTCCCGGACCGCCAGCGCGGTCCCCACCGCAGCTGGAGGGACGAAGTGCGAACTATGGACAGGCTCTTCTTGAACGGCAGCGCCTACATGATTGGCAAGATGAACGGCGAGCATTGGTACCTCTACCTGACCGAACCCAACACCTTACTCACGCCTCCGGCCAGCCCTaagggtgatgaggaggtcACGGAGACCAAGTTCCTTCAGATTCCGGAAGGTGGTTTGCCGCAGGGAGATGATGCCAATGATGAGACGCTTGAGGTGCTGATGACCGACttggatgaagagaatgCCAAGCAGTTCTATCTGGAAAATGCCACCGCTGTTGCTGAGAAGCGCTACCGCAACTTCGACAAGGATAACAGCGACCATGTCGACGTGTTCAGTAACAACTCAGACATGGATTTGGAGGACACGGATGGTACCCGCATTCTGCCACCGGAACTGACTACGGAGGGTCACGCCTTGGGAACTGTTGTTTCCGAGTCTTGTGGTCTTTCGGATGTCTATTCCAAGGAAAAGTTCCCCGATTCGCGCATTGATGCCTACCTGTTTACTCCCTGCGGCTTTTCTGCTAACGGCGTCATCCCGACTCCGGACCCGAAGGCCAACACCCACTACTTCACGGTGCATGTGACGCCCGAGCCTCACTGCTCCTATGCGTCCTTTGAGACCAATGTGCCGCATTCGCAGAACGGCCAGACCACTGCGGGTATTGTGAAGCAGGTGGTGAACATCTTCAAGCCGGGTCGCTTCACCGTGACTCTGTTTGAGAACAAGCCCAGTGATGCCGAGCTCAGCGGCATCGGCGAGGCCAAGTACATCGAACGGCAGGCGGCCCGTCGGAAGTCCCAGGTGGAGCACATCGAAGGATATCGTCGTGTGGATCGCATCGTTCACGATTTGGATGGTTATGATCTTGTCTTCCGCTACTATGAGCGGCTTGACTGGAAAGGGGGGGCTCCTCGGCTCGGAGAAGAGCGCATCTAA